The Methanomassiliicoccales archaeon genome window below encodes:
- a CDS encoding Lrp/AsnC family transcriptional regulator, translating to MKEIDDLDKSILRILQRDGTASYESISSEVGTSVGTVYNRIKRLKEDGIILRIIPEIDTRELGYDIVALIDVRIEGGHVIKVQQEFSRHPNVCSVYDVTGEYDTMFVTKFKNTQELNLFVKTLGGHKNVHRTNTKLALNVIKEGTAPQI from the coding sequence TTGAAGGAGATCGATGACCTGGATAAGAGCATCCTTCGCATACTGCAAAGAGATGGCACTGCCAGCTACGAATCAATCTCCAGCGAGGTCGGCACTTCGGTGGGAACGGTCTATAACCGGATCAAGAGGCTGAAGGAGGATGGTATCATCCTCCGCATTATTCCAGAGATTGACACTAGAGAGCTGGGCTACGATATTGTCGCGTTAATCGACGTCAGGATCGAGGGCGGCCATGTCATCAAGGTCCAGCAGGAATTCTCCAGGCATCCAAACGTGTGCAGTGTATACGATGTCACTGGAGAATACGATACCATGTTCGTCACCAAGTTCAAGAACACCCAGGAGCTGAACCTGTTCGTGAAAACCCTGGGCGGTCACAAGAACGTGCACAGGACGAATACCAAGCTCGCTCTGAACGTGATCAAGGAAGGTACCGCTCCCCAGATCTGA
- a CDS encoding 4Fe-4S dicluster domain-containing protein — protein MESATRSVLDALEVKLNDMPGASCCPNQMTVQSGSVGVWYLLAARNLCIAEEMGMDILTLCNGCFDTLKTANSWLKVNSRFRERINDILANFGEEFKGTIDVKNILQVLHDDVGTGRIEGSLVHPLNGLRIAPFVGCHVRRPMDKMGFEDPQEPQYLVRLVKGLGGEIVGYAEKNSCCGGGLSVARKEDAYGSSRRILRSAREAGAEAMVVNCPYCYSQLHRGQPTINERFHDGLEIPIMYITQMMGVAMGIPLEELGFEEALGESSSPERILAEGIATHDEDEDSILDKGTMAQVEVCSRCLACTDDCPTAMTVNEYRPEEIITLVRKGRAMDAARREDIWFCMNCHECVEKCPQGYGMVRLMIELKNRASEMGIRPDVVERRLESLRASGFAFNSKGEAPGSHVDELQDLIEKASKERFQL, from the coding sequence ATGGAGAGCGCCACCCGTTCAGTCCTAGATGCCTTGGAAGTGAAGCTCAATGACATGCCCGGTGCCAGCTGCTGCCCAAACCAGATGACGGTGCAGAGTGGTAGCGTGGGTGTGTGGTACCTGCTGGCGGCCAGGAACCTCTGCATCGCGGAGGAGATGGGGATGGACATCCTGACCCTGTGCAACGGCTGCTTCGACACGCTCAAGACGGCAAACTCCTGGCTGAAGGTAAATTCCCGCTTCCGGGAGAGAATTAACGATATTCTCGCCAACTTCGGAGAGGAGTTCAAGGGCACCATTGATGTCAAGAACATTCTCCAGGTGCTCCATGATGATGTTGGTACGGGAAGAATCGAAGGCAGTTTGGTTCATCCACTCAATGGTCTCAGGATCGCTCCCTTCGTGGGGTGCCATGTCCGCCGTCCAATGGATAAGATGGGTTTCGAGGATCCACAGGAGCCACAATACCTGGTAAGGCTCGTCAAGGGCCTGGGCGGAGAGATCGTTGGCTACGCAGAGAAGAACTCCTGCTGCGGAGGAGGGCTTTCCGTCGCAAGGAAGGAGGACGCCTACGGCTCGTCAAGGCGCATCCTGCGCTCCGCAAGGGAGGCGGGTGCTGAGGCGATGGTGGTGAACTGCCCCTACTGCTACTCCCAGTTACACAGGGGCCAGCCTACGATCAACGAGCGGTTCCATGATGGGCTGGAGATCCCTATCATGTACATCACCCAGATGATGGGTGTGGCCATGGGCATCCCATTGGAGGAGCTGGGATTCGAGGAGGCCCTGGGAGAGTCAAGCAGCCCCGAGAGAATTCTGGCTGAGGGTATTGCCACCCATGATGAGGATGAAGACAGCATACTGGACAAGGGGACCATGGCCCAGGTGGAGGTCTGCTCCCGATGCCTGGCATGCACTGATGACTGCCCCACGGCAATGACCGTCAATGAGTACAGACCTGAGGAGATCATCACTCTCGTGAGAAAAGGGAGGGCGATGGACGCGGCCCGAAGGGAGGACATCTGGTTCTGCATGAACTGCCATGAGTGCGTGGAGAAGTGCCCCCAGGGCTACGGTATGGTCCGCTTGATGATCGAATTGAAGAACCGGGCCTCGGAAATGGGAATCAGGCCCGATGTTGTAGAAAGGAGGCTCGAATCTCTAAGAGCCTCTGGTTTCGCGTTCAACAGCAAGGGAGAGGCTCCTGGATCACATGTGGATGAGTTGCAGGATCTGATAGAAAAAGCTTCCAAGGAAAGGTTCCAGCTATGA
- a CDS encoding glutamine amidotransferase family protein, which yields MSACGIAGLINIDGKRENGRKVVDMITTMLERENGLGAGYACYGLFPEMQEHYCLQLLLDDRQSKEAVEDLLVERVEVHKDEEVFTRKVKGMRGPYPLIWRFFLEVPRKRIDENPDLEGEDDYIVDMVMEINSRIPGAFCMSSGKDMAVFKGNGWSHDIAEFYDLERYSGNMWLSHSRFPTNTPGWWGGAHPFNILDWSLCHNGEITSYGTNKRYVEMWGYKCTMLTDSEVVTYLWDLLCRRHGLPPIVASMAVAPRYYDDIGRLADEQREVAIRLRRTYANAMINGPFSILVGKARPVPTLIALTDRKKLRPMIGGISGDEGTVFAASEECAIRRVERDGEIWAPVAGNPLIARMGDGIVWDGLKDQSQYKRMRVIA from the coding sequence ATGTCCGCCTGCGGGATCGCCGGTCTCATAAACATCGACGGCAAGAGGGAGAACGGTCGAAAGGTGGTTGATATGATAACCACCATGCTGGAGAGGGAGAACGGCCTTGGAGCTGGTTACGCCTGCTACGGCCTCTTTCCGGAGATGCAGGAGCACTATTGCCTCCAGCTGCTGCTTGACGACCGGCAGTCGAAGGAAGCGGTGGAGGACCTCCTGGTTGAAAGGGTGGAGGTCCACAAGGACGAAGAGGTCTTCACCCGCAAGGTGAAGGGGATGCGCGGCCCCTATCCGCTAATCTGGAGATTCTTCCTCGAGGTTCCAAGGAAGAGGATCGACGAGAACCCGGACCTGGAGGGAGAGGACGATTATATCGTGGATATGGTCATGGAGATCAACTCCAGGATCCCTGGAGCGTTCTGCATGTCGTCGGGAAAGGACATGGCCGTCTTCAAGGGAAACGGATGGAGCCATGACATCGCCGAGTTCTACGACCTCGAGAGGTACAGCGGGAACATGTGGCTCTCCCATTCTCGATTTCCGACGAACACCCCGGGATGGTGGGGCGGCGCCCACCCCTTCAACATACTCGATTGGTCGCTGTGCCACAACGGCGAGATCACCTCCTACGGTACGAACAAGAGATACGTTGAGATGTGGGGGTACAAGTGCACCATGCTGACCGACTCCGAGGTCGTCACATACCTGTGGGATCTGCTTTGCAGGCGTCATGGGCTTCCTCCGATCGTCGCTTCGATGGCCGTTGCCCCTAGATATTACGATGACATTGGAAGGCTAGCCGATGAGCAGAGGGAGGTGGCCATACGATTGAGACGGACATACGCCAACGCCATGATCAACGGGCCATTCAGCATTCTCGTCGGCAAGGCCAGGCCGGTGCCCACTCTCATCGCCCTCACCGATCGCAAGAAACTTCGACCCATGATCGGCGGGATATCGGGGGATGAAGGAACGGTCTTCGCCGCCAGCGAGGAATGCGCCATTCGGAGGGTCGAGCGTGACGGGGAGATATGGGCCCCGGTCGCAGGGAACCCTCTGATCGCCAGGATGGGTGACGGCATCGTGTGGGACGGCCTCAAGGACCAGTCCCAGTACAAGAGGATGAGGGTGATCGCTTGA
- a CDS encoding pyridoxamine 5-phosphate oxidase, with protein MAELTAEMKEMFAKAPAFPVATASKNGEPNVAPIKTVWLMDDETIWIGDNFMKKTLANLQENPRVSIYVWGPETKGCLQIKGDVDIKTSGPEYEDMRAKIKAKSDKHPAKSLIIMKITEVFTCSPGPEAGNRLI; from the coding sequence ATGGCAGAACTTACAGCTGAGATGAAAGAGATGTTCGCAAAGGCCCCGGCATTTCCCGTCGCGACCGCGTCGAAGAACGGTGAGCCGAACGTGGCTCCGATCAAGACCGTCTGGCTGATGGATGACGAGACCATCTGGATCGGGGACAACTTCATGAAGAAGACGCTGGCCAACCTGCAGGAGAACCCAAGGGTATCGATCTATGTGTGGGGTCCCGAGACCAAGGGCTGCCTGCAGATCAAGGGTGACGTGGACATCAAGACCTCAGGGCCCGAATACGAGGATATGAGAGCAAAGATAAAGGCCAAGTCCGACAAGCATCCAGCCAAGTCGTTGATCATCATGAAGATCACCGAAGTGTTCACCTGCTCCCCTGGCCCCGAAGCTGGTAATAGACTAATCTAG
- a CDS encoding radical SAM protein, with product MALSILFVEPPKDYWFLMGEYLPPPTGLLALAAYVERELPDVEIEVMDCQAEAKGWKDIENRISSISPSIVAASGFTCNAYVCARVAEIAKQVSEDIVTVMGGQHFSFTAEESLIDFPEIDFIVRGEGEVTLVELIKCLANGSHPGKVRGTSFKHDGTVVHNPPRELIENLDSLPYPAYHLIEDNLHRYHFSMMAGKNTVYLILEGSRGCSHRCRFCTQWKHWNGTWRTKSPRRIADEMEHLHQRFGGEFLWLTDDNFGYRKRGEGLYEELRKRGYTEDISWFFQARTDDIVGNPELVAKLRSVGNNWVLVGVENNSPEVLKDFNKDIRTGDSRQAIRVLRDNDVFSQAMIVIGSRNDNADSIERTREFSLDLESDLLIYTALTPYPGTSIHDEAASNGWIEDTNYAHYDMAHAIMPTEMLTRREVQEELFKCYRSFYGSVPKNISGFFSKNEIKRRCYRHMAGKRVLSSLRRLI from the coding sequence ATGGCCCTCAGCATCCTCTTCGTCGAACCTCCCAAGGACTACTGGTTCCTGATGGGAGAGTATCTCCCGCCGCCAACCGGCCTCCTGGCTCTTGCAGCCTATGTAGAGAGGGAGCTGCCTGATGTAGAGATCGAGGTTATGGACTGTCAGGCCGAGGCCAAGGGATGGAAGGATATCGAGAACAGGATTTCTTCGATCTCGCCCTCGATCGTCGCTGCCTCTGGATTCACCTGCAATGCCTACGTCTGCGCCAGGGTGGCCGAGATCGCCAAGCAGGTCTCGGAGGATATCGTGACCGTCATGGGAGGACAGCATTTCTCCTTCACCGCGGAGGAGTCGCTCATTGACTTTCCGGAGATCGACTTCATCGTCAGGGGAGAGGGAGAGGTCACCCTGGTGGAGCTGATCAAGTGCTTGGCGAATGGCTCTCACCCAGGTAAGGTTCGTGGAACATCCTTCAAGCACGATGGTACGGTCGTTCACAATCCTCCCAGAGAGCTCATCGAGAACCTGGACTCGCTGCCCTATCCGGCGTACCATCTGATCGAGGACAATCTTCACAGATATCACTTCTCAATGATGGCCGGCAAGAACACGGTATATCTGATTCTTGAGGGATCGCGTGGCTGCAGCCACAGGTGCAGGTTCTGCACCCAGTGGAAGCATTGGAACGGAACCTGGAGGACCAAGTCTCCTCGACGCATAGCTGATGAGATGGAGCACCTTCACCAGCGTTTCGGAGGGGAGTTCCTGTGGCTCACCGATGACAACTTCGGATACCGGAAGCGGGGGGAGGGACTGTACGAGGAGCTCAGGAAGAGAGGGTACACCGAAGACATATCCTGGTTCTTCCAGGCTCGAACCGACGACATTGTGGGCAATCCAGAGCTGGTTGCGAAGCTCAGGTCCGTGGGGAACAACTGGGTGCTCGTGGGCGTGGAGAACAACTCACCAGAGGTGCTGAAGGATTTCAACAAGGACATAAGGACGGGCGATTCACGGCAAGCGATAAGAGTTCTTCGCGATAACGATGTGTTCTCCCAGGCCATGATCGTCATCGGATCCAGAAACGATAACGCAGACTCCATTGAGAGAACCAGGGAGTTCAGCCTCGACCTGGAGAGCGATCTGCTGATCTACACCGCCCTGACCCCTTATCCAGGTACATCGATACATGATGAGGCAGCCTCCAACGGATGGATAGAGGACACCAACTACGCCCATTACGACATGGCCCATGCCATAATGCCCACCGAGATGCTGACCAGGAGGGAGGTCCAGGAGGAGCTGTTTAAGTGCTATCGCTCCTTCTACGGCTCCGTTCCCAAGAACATCAGCGGTTTCTTCTCCAAGAACGAGATCAAGAGGAGATGCTATCGGCACATGGCCGGAAAGCGGGTCCTGAGCAGCCTGAGGCGACTGATTTGA
- a CDS encoding DUF4037 domain-containing protein: MRKVRYQGENRYEEFLERARTISEKISTIDGVVGILATGGLGRGFCDDYSDLDLIVYVDDDEVDEISEYIAVGVRYQGIELDTPVESFDQALAQPVPSGYWSQVMRWDRQDSQIMYDPDDRLRDLLESKLIFPEEERQRIMENHRNEVEEKLRFELEMWDSRGDIHNMSHALRQGVEHLILWIYAKNREFQPYLPKWIFYQLENGFVPESEHFDQIRDAYTRAMETRDQVRAVQRELVMLCARIGLEFEYRGLEDLLSRFDRKWMESSERTRHYLSW, translated from the coding sequence ATGAGGAAGGTCAGGTACCAGGGGGAGAACAGGTACGAGGAGTTCCTTGAACGGGCACGTACCATCTCGGAGAAGATATCCACGATAGACGGCGTGGTTGGAATATTGGCGACCGGAGGGCTGGGAAGGGGGTTCTGCGACGATTACTCAGACCTAGACCTCATCGTTTATGTCGATGATGATGAAGTTGACGAGATATCGGAATATATCGCGGTTGGTGTCCGTTATCAGGGGATAGAGCTCGATACCCCGGTGGAATCGTTCGATCAGGCTCTTGCCCAACCGGTTCCGTCCGGGTACTGGTCCCAGGTGATGAGGTGGGACAGGCAGGACTCCCAGATAATGTACGATCCAGATGATCGATTGAGAGACCTCCTGGAGAGCAAGCTGATCTTTCCCGAGGAGGAGAGGCAGCGGATCATGGAGAATCATAGGAACGAGGTGGAGGAGAAACTCCGCTTCGAGTTGGAGATGTGGGATTCAAGGGGCGACATACACAACATGTCCCACGCCCTCCGTCAGGGAGTGGAGCACCTCATTCTGTGGATATACGCCAAGAACCGGGAGTTCCAACCTTACCTCCCAAAGTGGATTTTCTATCAGCTTGAGAACGGTTTCGTTCCCGAGTCGGAGCATTTCGATCAGATACGGGATGCTTACACCAGAGCCATGGAGACCAGGGATCAGGTGAGGGCAGTGCAAAGGGAGCTTGTCATGCTCTGCGCTAGAATCGGACTGGAGTTCGAGTACCGCGGTCTTGAGGATCTTCTCTCCAGATTCGACAGGAAGTGGATGGAGTCATCAGAGAGGACCCGGCATTATCTAAGCTGGTGA
- a CDS encoding molybdopterin-dependent oxidoreductase — translation MRRETVIAIAVLVVISVIVAGVMLSLRQQVEEEITPNDEFFTTSLTDPLHIDIENYTLEVFGLIQEPANLTYQEMLAMPSTTEKATLRCVTGGTGTAIWKGVRISELMEMVGVLDGARELVFRSPDGFSTSLTLDDAMRSDVLLAYEMNGVPLPEEQGLPLRLVSPNQYGYKWAKWVVSIEVVDYDYKGYWESRGWDDGAYISLERDWWVHATIMMVGAVLGTFSLVSGVQGGNRFSKKVKKLFSLKFHIYTGYLFAVIMIPVFLYWSLETLVFRGNVYYSLHGALGLAMVLLLILSMLTGRYASLKRASRAGEAHLVLSVAMIVLLFVTIVLGFALAYL, via the coding sequence ATGAGAAGGGAGACTGTCATCGCCATCGCTGTCTTGGTGGTGATATCGGTTATCGTGGCTGGGGTCATGCTCAGCCTACGCCAGCAGGTCGAGGAGGAGATTACCCCGAACGACGAGTTCTTCACCACCTCCCTGACCGATCCCCTCCATATTGATATCGAGAACTACACGCTCGAGGTATTTGGTCTGATCCAAGAGCCCGCCAACCTCACATATCAGGAGATGCTCGCGATGCCCTCGACCACCGAGAAGGCGACGCTCCGCTGCGTCACTGGTGGTACGGGCACGGCGATCTGGAAGGGCGTGAGGATCAGCGAGTTGATGGAGATGGTTGGCGTCCTCGATGGCGCTCGTGAGCTAGTTTTCCGCTCTCCCGATGGATTCTCTACCAGCCTTACTCTTGATGACGCGATGCGCAGTGATGTTCTCCTGGCCTACGAGATGAATGGTGTTCCTCTTCCAGAGGAGCAGGGCCTCCCGCTGAGGCTCGTTTCCCCAAACCAGTACGGTTACAAGTGGGCCAAGTGGGTGGTGTCAATCGAGGTGGTTGACTACGATTACAAGGGCTACTGGGAGTCGAGGGGTTGGGACGACGGCGCCTATATCTCCCTAGAGAGGGACTGGTGGGTCCATGCCACCATCATGATGGTGGGCGCTGTCCTCGGGACCTTCTCCCTGGTATCCGGGGTGCAGGGTGGCAACCGGTTCTCGAAGAAGGTGAAGAAGCTGTTCTCACTGAAATTCCACATCTACACCGGTTACCTATTCGCAGTCATTATGATCCCGGTGTTCCTGTACTGGTCGCTGGAGACCCTGGTCTTCAGGGGCAACGTCTACTACTCCCTTCACGGTGCCCTCGGACTTGCCATGGTCCTCCTACTGATCCTGAGCATGCTCACCGGCAGATATGCGAGCTTGAAGAGGGCCTCGAGAGCAGGGGAGGCACACCTCGTTCTCTCGGTCGCGATGATCGTACTGCTGTTCGTGACCATCGTCCTTGGATTCGCTCTGGCCTATCTATGA
- a CDS encoding HEPN domain-containing protein: protein MNLQDCLDKSMVKFTVPDPISSLKSLEQSRRHLADAEENLYTMRHRVVVLSSYAAMFHAAKAVLYRDGVDENDQEYIPIYLRSRYPQLMAKANVLDVLRRFSHVALYGLDTEAYEEDAIVSLEAAIDFVNSMEGILKG, encoded by the coding sequence ATGAATCTGCAAGATTGCTTGGACAAGTCCATGGTGAAGTTCACAGTTCCGGACCCTATCAGCAGCCTCAAGTCTCTTGAACAGTCCAGAAGGCATTTGGCGGATGCCGAGGAGAACCTCTACACCATGAGACACAGGGTGGTCGTACTTTCCAGTTACGCGGCCATGTTCCACGCGGCGAAAGCGGTGCTTTACAGAGATGGTGTCGATGAGAACGATCAAGAATACATTCCCATCTACCTCAGGTCTAGGTATCCACAGCTCATGGCCAAGGCCAATGTCCTCGATGTTTTGAGGCGTTTCAGCCATGTCGCCCTTTACGGTCTTGACACCGAAGCGTACGAGGAAGATGCGATCGTGTCACTGGAAGCGGCCATAGATTTCGTTAACAGCATGGAAGGAATACTGAAGGGATAG
- a CDS encoding FMN-binding glutamate synthase family protein — MRFNGDRIVPDHDNCVACQRCAMKCPQGAITIKENEMAFPAHSAYTERIRRIGWEQASTGGVMLSSCGNDLPYRSIFDDLVLDAAQVTNPAIDPLREPIETRCFLGARPDRLDFTETEDEILLDTEMSPGVMLRTPIMIGQMSLGSISYNAQIALFRAAMETGTLVGTGEGGLHSDFYEYGSIINSEVASGRFGINPPYLKKVASLEIKIGQGAKPGHGGHLPGEKTTEMISQTRMIPKGTDALSPYPHHDIYSIEDLQQLIYALKESTRYRVPVGVKVAAVHNVAAIASGMVRAGADFITIDGFRGGTGAAPRIIRDHAGIPLELAIAAVDQRLREEGIRHRATLCAGGSIRYSADLVKALALGADVAMICTPVLIAMGCRVCQQCHRGLCSWGIATQNPTYTQRLDIDVAARRVSNLLYAWNEELREICGAMGIDSVESFVGNRDRLRYLGPNPRIAEILGVKHAGEAWG; from the coding sequence ATGCGGTTCAACGGCGACAGGATCGTTCCCGACCACGACAACTGCGTCGCATGTCAGAGATGCGCCATGAAGTGCCCCCAGGGGGCGATCACCATCAAGGAGAACGAAATGGCGTTCCCTGCACACTCCGCATACACCGAGCGCATCAGGCGCATAGGGTGGGAGCAGGCCTCGACCGGAGGGGTGATGCTCTCCTCCTGCGGGAACGATCTACCATATAGATCAATATTTGACGACCTGGTGCTGGACGCCGCCCAGGTCACCAACCCCGCCATCGATCCGCTCAGGGAGCCCATCGAGACCAGGTGCTTCCTGGGCGCGAGACCTGATAGATTGGATTTCACCGAGACCGAGGACGAGATCCTGCTGGACACGGAGATGTCCCCTGGCGTCATGCTGCGCACGCCCATCATGATCGGGCAGATGTCCCTGGGCAGCATCAGCTACAACGCCCAGATCGCGCTCTTCAGGGCCGCGATGGAGACCGGAACGCTTGTCGGAACCGGAGAGGGCGGATTGCACTCCGACTTCTACGAGTACGGCAGCATCATCAACAGCGAGGTGGCGAGTGGACGCTTCGGCATCAACCCCCCTTATCTCAAGAAGGTCGCCTCGCTCGAGATCAAGATCGGGCAGGGAGCTAAACCCGGTCATGGAGGACACCTGCCCGGGGAGAAGACCACCGAGATGATATCCCAGACCCGCATGATACCCAAGGGAACGGACGCTCTTTCACCATATCCGCATCACGACATCTACAGCATAGAGGATCTTCAGCAGCTCATCTACGCTCTGAAAGAGTCGACCCGCTACCGGGTACCCGTGGGAGTGAAAGTGGCCGCGGTCCACAACGTTGCGGCTATCGCTTCAGGCATGGTAAGGGCCGGTGCGGACTTCATAACCATAGACGGTTTCCGTGGAGGAACTGGAGCCGCCCCCCGCATAATAAGGGACCACGCCGGAATACCTCTTGAGTTGGCGATCGCGGCGGTCGACCAAAGACTCAGGGAGGAGGGTATTCGACATCGAGCCACGCTGTGCGCGGGAGGAAGCATCCGCTACTCCGCCGATCTGGTGAAGGCCCTCGCTCTGGGAGCGGACGTGGCCATGATCTGCACGCCGGTGCTCATAGCCATGGGTTGCAGGGTATGCCAGCAGTGCCATCGCGGCCTCTGCTCATGGGGTATCGCCACCCAGAACCCCACCTACACCCAGAGGCTGGATATCGATGTGGCGGCGAGGAGAGTGTCCAATCTTCTGTACGCGTGGAATGAGGAGCTAAGGGAGATCTGCGGGGCCATGGGAATAGATTCCGTAGAGAGCTTTGTGGGCAACAGGGACCGCCTGAGGTACTTGGGTCCCAACCCCAGGATCGCCGAGATACTTGGGGTCAAGCACGCCGGTGAGGCGTGGGGGTGA
- a CDS encoding DUF116 domain-containing protein: protein MLLDFLSGQDVLILIGEITVLVLLGIFILGIIVGVLIVASARKGKFYFPRLLKPGLSAVGTVARGFCRLLGMDHKDLSIFFIKLRNKMNREAFAKTAVEKRAVFLPQCLRSMKCPAKLGPEGLSCVNCGQCEVREGKRLLQDMGYKVFIAPGSTVVKRMIKKYRFEAIIGVGCLMEVREGLEMCDQYGIPAQGVLQLRDGCVETAVNWDDVMEVAKLGAISGSKGSTSIMDEIIIETA from the coding sequence ATGCTCCTAGATTTCCTATCCGGGCAGGATGTGCTTATTCTCATCGGTGAGATCACAGTGCTCGTCCTCCTGGGAATATTCATATTGGGTATCATTGTCGGAGTGCTCATAGTCGCCTCCGCTAGAAAGGGCAAATTTTACTTCCCCCGACTGCTGAAACCCGGACTTTCAGCGGTAGGCACCGTGGCCAGAGGATTCTGCCGGCTGCTAGGGATGGACCACAAGGACCTTTCGATATTCTTCATCAAGCTGAGGAACAAGATGAACCGTGAGGCGTTCGCCAAGACTGCGGTGGAAAAGAGGGCCGTGTTCCTTCCCCAGTGCCTTAGATCCATGAAGTGCCCCGCCAAGCTGGGACCTGAGGGCCTTAGCTGCGTGAACTGCGGCCAGTGTGAGGTGAGGGAGGGGAAGAGACTGCTCCAGGACATGGGGTACAAGGTGTTCATCGCCCCGGGATCCACCGTGGTCAAGAGGATGATCAAGAAGTACCGGTTCGAGGCCATCATCGGCGTGGGATGCCTCATGGAGGTCCGCGAGGGTCTCGAGATGTGCGATCAGTATGGGATACCAGCCCAGGGCGTCCTCCAGCTGAGGGACGGTTGCGTGGAGACCGCCGTGAACTGGGATGACGTCATGGAGGTCGCCAAGCTTGGGGCCATAAGCGGATCAAAGGGCTCGACCAGCATCATGGACGAGATCATCATTGAAACTGCTTGA